DNA sequence from the Ogataea parapolymorpha DL-1 chromosome II, whole genome shotgun sequence genome:
TCGCCCAATCGGTATGACCGGCAGTCCGCGATCTCTTGGTTTCCCAACCGTCCGACATATCATGACCACGACCTGGAAGGAGCAAGTTATCAGCAGAACCGAAATGCTGGTCTGAAAATGCAACACACACGCCTCCGTTATTTGCACTGGCTGTGTCAAGTATGCTATTGATATCTTGTGGTATTACAGGATAGACTGTTCCGTAAAGTCTAAATCTTGCAATTCCTCCATCAGGATACATCCTCAATCTCACATGTGTGTACTTTTTAGGCGTGATTTCCTTGCGTTTGAAGAAATGCCTTTGAGAGGGACCGCATTCCACTTTCTCAATGACTTCGTCCCATTGAATGCCGTCGATGTTTGAGTCGTCTGTCAGAGTTGCGGCTTCGACAGAAATAAAAGGAGCATGATTAccattgaaaaatgcagTATCGATCTCGCAACCGATTAAAGCTGCCGACGAAACACCCATTTTTATAATCACCCAGTCAGCCTCCTCTGGGTTGTGTCTTCTGGTTTCCCAGCCATCATACCAGGCACCAGCATATGTAAATTTAGTAGCATCTCTGATAGGTGCTTTAGGTTTAATTAGATTCTCTGCGGCTGCGAACCACTCGTCAGAACATCCCAACACTTTCCCTCCAAGCTTTTCACCAATGACGTCAGTATATCTCTGAACGACTTCGCTTTGAAACTCTGACTCGCTTAGAACACGGACCATTGCGAAGAATTGTTGAAGATGATTGAATTTATGTATTTAAGCAAATCGCTCAGCACTTTCGGAATTCTCCGAGGCTTTTGATATTTACACGAGATATACCAACATAGGTAAACCTGTAGATAATAAATTTAACGGAGAACCGGGGCCAATCAAGAGTTCCAGCCGTCCAATTGAAAGCCGTATTCACTAATCTGCGGAATTTCAAACAAATTTGGGCTTGAATGAAGATTGCGTTCAATGAACTTCATGTAACCATCTTTTCTTAGTAACATGATAGTCTGCGTTCTAGTGCCATAGTAATCGGACCCCGTGTCCGACTTCACCGGCGGTATAAATACACTTTTTGGGAACATATCGAATGCCTGGGAGAATGTGAGACCCTGCCATTGGCTTGACTCAGGGGTTGGGGTGGAAAGCACTGTGAACAGATTTTGAACTAGTAACTCCTCTGACCAGTCCTGTGCCACTGAGGACTTAATAGTTCTCTCGAGCACATTTGTACCAATGCGTACTTTGGGCCATGgtttctcaaattcagAGTTTGACAGTCCCACGGTGGCCCGTCCCTTGAGAACGGtattctttttgcttgATCTATTCGAAAGTATGTGTAGAGGTTCAATTCCCTCAGAATtgcctcttcttctttttaGCTCTCCGTATAGCAGTGAGAATCCTCCAAcatgctgaaaattttgagtttgttcCCCGACTACTTTTTCCCATATATCAGAGGGCTGTTTTGATTCGAGAAACATCACCGGTATAAGTCCCCTCGAGATTTCTCCAACGGGATCTCCCGTGTATGGTTCTCGGAAATTCACCAGCACAGCAACTTTTCCAGCCTTGTTTACCCCTATCCAAGTCCCATGCTCTTCTCGAGCAAGATCTGCAGGTCGTAATTGTGTCTGTGACTCATCTCTGAACGAGGCCAATTCTGTTTTACGGCTGAAATATTCGTCTCGATTGGAGAGTAATATAAATGGATAGTCGGGATGCAAAGACGACGTTAGTAAAATGCACATCTAAAGAGGAACTACTAAgatgcgaaaaaaaagttccACTTTTTTAAATCGCTAAGCCTGTACTTCAAGTGTGTCTCAACCGCTGTACTCGGCGAGTTCAACTGCGTTGAAGTTTTGACACTATAGGTGCTTCGGTAAAGTGTATTTCTCCAGTTCCAAAAATCTGGGCTTAACTCAAATAGTCATTAGTCTCTCGGCTTATCTAAAGAGTCATAAAGATAAGGGACCAAGTCTAGTATAAAATACGCTAAGCTCAGCCAAAAaagtaaaaaaaaagttacTCTCTGATGCTGGGGCACCAAATTAGATCCCATTTTGTTCTTGATAAAGACAAACTTTTTGTGAATCATGGGTCCTACGGTTCAGTTCCGAAAGCTGTTTGGTCCAAATATCAAGAAATGATGCTCAAAGACTTATCATTCCCGGATGAATTCACTATcaaagagcagcaggacTTGATGATAAGATCTTTAAAAGTCTTAGGTGAATTTGTGAACACAAGTTTCGAGAACTTGGCGCTTGTTTCCAATGCCACCTCGGGCATTACTGTTGTTCTTAGGTCCCTTGACctcaaaaaagaagacaagTTCCTGATCCCGTCGACGATATATGCGGCCTGCGCGAACAACATTGACTATTTGTCAAAGCGAATTGGGTTCAGCGTGACAGTTTTAACTCTTGAGTACCCTcttgaagatgatgaagtTATCAGATTATATgaggacgagctcaaaagtGGTGAATATAAATATTGTTTCTTTGATGCAGTTACTTCGATGCCGGGAGTCAGAGTCCCCTATGAAAAGTTGGTGCAGCTTTCTAGAAAATATGGGGCATTGAGCATTGTTGACGGAGCGCATTCAATTGGCCTTATCGAGCTAGATTTGGATGCCGTGAAGCCTGATTTTTATACGTCGAATCTCCACAAATGGCTGTTCTTGCCTCGAGGAGCAGCATTCTTGTATGTCGACCCTAAACATCAAGACTCCATTCAGCCTTTGCCTATTAGTCATACTTATAAGGATTCCAAATTTTACCAGAGATTCCTGTTCACTGCAAGCAATAACTATACGTCTTTCTTCTGTCTGGATGAAGCACTCAAATTCAGGCAGGAGATATGTGGTGGGGAGAAAAACATTCAGAACTACTGTTTCGGCTTGGCAAGGCAGGTGCTCAACACACTGGGTGGCCAGgacaaatttgaaaattcAACAGAAAGTCTAACCACAGCAATGGTAAATGTGAAGGTGGATGTATCCAGCGAACTATTGCAACATATTAAAGACCACTTTCTTGAGTTCAAGGAATTTACTGCTAATGGAATGTTCGCGAAAGATAGCTTTGTACCAGTAGCATATACAGCAACATCGCTGTTTGTTAGGTACAGCTGCCAAGTTTACAACGAGCTAGAGGACTACAAAACTGCACATTCGAAATTTCTTGAAGTGTTAAAATCCTATGAACAAACAGTGTTCACCAAATGATTCGCTGTGGGTCTGGCAGATCGTCCCACTCAAATACGTAATTAAAATAGATCTGGAATAGAGACCTTGACCACCAGTAATTCCATAAACATTCTAGTCCCAATCGTAACTGAGAGTGGTCTGCCACTGGCCGCACTTGCAGTCTCCAGTACACTAATGGTAAAATAAAATACCGCGGCTCAAATAATGGAGATGGAGCGACAGTCAGGATGACACATGTCACAAATGCGATAAATAGCACTTTCGAATggtttttggtgaagaGTTTGTACACGGTATAGGCAGAATAGTGGTAAACGGGAAGAAGTAAAAATTTGGAGTACCAAGTCTTGAAGATAACCCTTCTCATGATATAGAATGTATAGTGTCTGTTATCGGCGAGAATGAATGGGTGCAAAAAAGTGAAGTTTTGCACAATGTAAAACATAAtgaagatccagaagcCGTTGAGTACCAAGTATTTTCTGGCGAGCAGTGTCTCAAAGTAACCTCTAATAAATGCCGGACTGAGCCACAATGGAGCGGAAAAGCTGGTGATGAACGTAAAGCAATAAAACACCTGAGCTAAGTGAGGAACAATAACATGGTTTTCCTTGTCCCCCATAGTTATGCCTCCGTTACTGATAACAAAATTTATGAATGCGATAAGAACCATTGCGAAAGGACAAACGATCCTCCAACTTGCAAATGCCTTGCGGACAAAGACAGCAACATCGTATTGCGCAATATCACGATAGTTGTCCTTTGCCAACTTGTCCACGATAACGGCTAATGCAAAGGCTAGCCAGACGATGTTGGTTTGTCGGAACAGGAGACTGATTGAGCCCAACAAACAGGATAATGTGGCTGATATCAAAGTGGGTTTCCAACAGACTGCAGCGACATATGACTGAACGATGAGTAGCGTGGACCAAACGTCGGTGTAAAAAAGAGTATAATAAATTGTCAGCAATGGAGAGGAAAATAGAGAAACAGCCGAAAGACCAGAGTTGTGATGTTTCTTGACAACCAACGTGGTAATGATAAGGAGCACGCCGCCAATAAAATTGAGCAATCTTAAATTGGCAATGGAGAGTTCCAATCCCGTGAGTTTAAGCCACCAAAGTGCAAGATAGTATAGACCCGGGGGCGTGGTGATCTTCGAATCCCATGAATCAAAATTTCCATTCCAATACTCCTTTACTTGGTTCACGTGAAAGATTTCATCGATGAAAGTATAATTGACCAATTCGTTTGCCTGGTCAAAATATGGTTTGAAAATAGAGACACTAATTGCTGCCAAAGCAACTTCAGGTACAATGTCCATTTAAATTGAAAtctattttatttttgtctTTTTAGGctttgaaaataaatttaaGTACATTATTTGACGTAATGGTATTAAAAACACAATGTTGTTATTCCTGTCCTTCTTCATACTAAGCGTTGTCGGGTATCCAGAGTTGCAATCTAATGGTACTGCGGCTGTGCGGGCAATTGCTATGAGAACACAAAGGGATGTGATGAGAAATAACAGTATTATAGACACTGCTGTTTATGGCATCGATCTTAACAGAGTTGTCTTCGATCAATTTGGATACAATTCTTCATcgctttctgtttttcaagatATATTATACACTGGAGTACAAGCTCTGGTCTTAAATCTTTATTACAACGAAGATCTCAAGGATTGGGGGTTGTGCGATCTGAGCTCCAATAAAACAAATTTGGGTTGCCAAGACCCAAGCACTTTCAATATTTCAACTGTGGTTGCATCATTAAATACTGCTTTGGCGAAGACAGATACCGGAGTCAACAAAAACATATTCTTCTTACTCTTTAACCTCTTTTCTACTTTCAATAAGGACTCCAAGTTTCGCACGGGAATTGGAGTACTGTCGTCCTCGATAGCAGGACTCTCATATGCTAGCAGCCCTGTTCGTTTGGGAGAGCCAGACACTGTTAACCTCAATAACTTTCTCTTTGGGGGCAAAAACAGAGCCATACCAGTGATATTGTCCAACAATCTCTATATCAACACGTCTTACAATCTAAGCCCTGATCTGAATACCCTTTATCAAGCAAACACGACTATTCCCATCACGTATAGTCCGAATGACAATCTGACATGTTCAGCACCAAAATCGTTCCAATTTGCGTACGACACCCCAGCGAATCCTTATGATAATAACTCATTCCACGATGCGCTTGTCTGTGGTTATTCACCAATTATCAGTCAGAGCAACCAAGATTTATCTCAGATTTCAAAACTGCTACCGTACAGTCTGTGGTCTTGGGATGCATTTCAGCCAAATCTCACAATATCCAGGTCGCTGAAAAGAAAGAACGATTCCTCGGAAGCTAAGAAAGATGATTATTTGAACAGATGTGGCATAATCACTCCCACAGGATGGAAGGCCACGTCCTGCCACTTAGATTTTCATGTGGCGTGCGCAGACAGGTCAAATTCTACGAAAATAAAGCTGACATCCGACGAGTTCACGTATTTTGAAGCTGGTGCGGCATGTTTACAACTTGATGGAGACTATGTTTTTACTGTGCCTTCTTCACCGTTGGAGCAGCGCACCCTTCTTAATCTGTTGGGGGGCAAGAAATCAGCTTGGATCGACATGAACTCGCTctcgagctcaaactgctggGTCAATGGAGGACCTAATGCTGTCTGTCCATACCAGCCTCTCGTTTCCAAGACCATTTTCAAGGAGATGATAAGTCTTGCATCTGCAATTGCTCTTGTTCTTTTATTGCTTCTTCTCATTGTTCAAATGGACAGACTACCAGTACATCGCAATAGAAGCCATTGGCGTCGACTGCTCAAACATAAATTACAAAACGAATTTGAAGGGATTCCTTCATGAGTTTTGAATGTTAATTGTGTTGGCTACCTAATTATACAATTGAAATGTTGCAGCAGCTAATTATGATCGACCGTTCATCTTATAATCTCAAAACTGCTATCAACTCCTTCCTCCAACTCGATGAGCTCGCTGCCAAAAAGTCCGCTATCGTATTCACCATTGGTCAAATCATATTTTGAGTTCCAGATGGAATATATCCGGACAGATTGGTCGCTGATCGCGGTGCAAATTGACTTCGAGTCATGGGAAGAGACCGCGCTCAATACCCTAATGTTTGATGTCGATGCCAATTTGACTTGCAACTTCATTGATGGATACGAATAAACAGATATTAAAACCGGTTTTTCTGTGTTATCACCAAATCCAAAGGTTGCAAGTATCTCCTTCCTCGATTTCGACCAAATCAAAGACGTAACTTGTCCCTTCGTCTGGATTTTGTCGAGTAAAGTGCCTGTGTTTGTGTGCCAGAATCTAATGTTCCGATCTTTGGATCCTCCTCCAGTTGCTAGTAAATGTGGCATCCATGGACAATATGCGATAGCCTTGacagcagcttgatgagGGAGACAGGATTTCAAGATTGGTTTGTGCAAATCGCTGATGTCCCAGATGGTACAGCAATTGTCATTTCCACCAACCGTTACTTGGCGCCTGTCCGGACTTATGTCGATACCACAGATTTGCTGTTCATTGCATTTGAAAGAGCACCCAATAGTGAGTCGATATTGAGGTGAATTCTGCCCATTTTCTACCTCAATCAACTCGTACAGTGTGACTTCTCCCAGATCATCCCCTGCAAAAAATGAATTGGCGTCCTTGATCCAACAAATACAGCAAATCCCAGTGCTGGGCCTAAGAATTGAAGTTGTGTTGATGGTTCTTGAGTTTTCGGAATATATGATAATTCGGCCCGTTTTGGTACCAACAGCCAGGATATCATTGTAACTATATGAAACGCATGAAATAACCTCTTCTATTGTCTGCAGTGGTGTTGTTCCGGTTTTGTTGCTCCAGGTGTAAACCACAGTTCCCAAGCCTACAGCGATGCGATCACTTTTCCTGCCCCAAGAAACTACATTGGCATAGAAATCGTTCCTCAGTCCTGGAGCATCCAAAACCTTGAATTTGACCTCcgttttgattttctcttttgatgTATTGCTCAAGCTGGGAGGACTTGCAATCGTGCTACCGCCGATGTCCGATTGAGATGGCTGTTTATTCTCAGTCATGTCTCCAATGGCTTTCTTTCTCAAATTAGACACTCTGGACGGTCTAAAATTCAGGATCCGCGACTTTATACGAAACCCCAAAGCTTTCGCAACACTTACTTTATG
Encoded proteins:
- a CDS encoding Allantoicase is translated as MVRVLSESEFQSEVVQRYTDVIGEKLGGKVLGCSDEWFAAAENLIKPKAPIRDATKFTYAGAWYDGWETRRHNPEEADWVIIKMGVSSAALIGCEIDTAFFNGNHAPFISVEAATLTDDSNIDGIQWDEVIEKVECGPSQRHFFKRKEITPKKYTHVRLRMYPDGGIARFRLYGTVYPVIPQDINSILDTASANNGGVCVAFSDQHFGSADNLLLPGRGHDMSDGWETKRSRTAGHTDWAIIKLGFKTNVAKLIVDTAHYRGNFPQFITIEGINTEDYSPAVDDPKWTYLVEKTKTGPDREHEYESKSSQPVTHVKLTMIPDGGVKRLRVFGTLNV
- a CDS encoding putative membrane protein, whose translation is MDIVPEVALAAISVSIFKPYFDQANELVNYTFIDEIFHVNQVKEYWNGNFDSWDSKITTPPGLYYLALWWLKLTGLELSIANLRLLNFIGGVLLIITTLVVKKHHNSGLSAVSLFSSPLLTIYYTLFYTDVWSTLLIVQSYVAAVCWKPTLISATLSCLLGSISLLFRQTNIVWLAFALAVIVDKLAKDNYRDIAQYDVAVFVRKAFASWRIVCPFAMVLIAFINFVISNGGITMGDKENHVIVPHLAQVFYCFTFITSFSAPLWLSPAFIRGYFETLLARKYLVLNGFWIFIMFYIVQNFTFLHPFILADNRHYTFYIMRRVIFKTWYSKFLLLPVYHYSAYTVYKLFTKNHSKVLFIAFVTCVILTVAPSPLFEPRYFILPLVYWRLQVRPVADHSQLRLGLECLWNYWWSRSLFQIYFNYVFEWDDLPDPQRIIW
- a CDS encoding Meiosis-specific APC/C activator protein AMA1, which translates into the protein MSLKQTSKYGSQKSFRNHNYTSRNDLNYDNITDRFISTLEDNGNQGYYRSFITKSSGFHNKQNEIRSPITGENGFFENPFLIRDDNFLLRSNQESSTRQTGNLTEDEIARRFDDLSVNDRSESEPFQREDASIHKVSVAKALGFRIKSRILNFRPSRVSNLRKKAIGDMTENKQPSQSDIGGSTIASPPSLSNTSKEKIKTEVKFKVLDAPGLRNDFYANVVSWGRKSDRIAVGLGTVVYTWSNKTGTTPLQTIEEVISCVSYSYNDILAVGTKTGRIIIYSENSRTINTTSILRPSTGICCICWIKDANSFFAGDDLGEVTLYELIEVENGQNSPQYRLTIGCSFKCNEQQICGIDISPDRRQVTVGGNDNCCTIWDISDLHKPILKSCLPHQAAVKAIAYCPWMPHLLATGGGSKDRNIRFWHTNTGTLLDKIQTKGQVTSLIWSKSRKEILATFGFGDNTEKPVLISVYSYPSMKLQVKLASTSNIRVLSAVSSHDSKSICTAISDQSVRIYSIWNSKYDLTNGEYDSGLFGSELIELEEGVDSSFEIIR